The Xiphias gladius isolate SHS-SW01 ecotype Sanya breed wild chromosome 7, ASM1685928v1, whole genome shotgun sequence genome window below encodes:
- the LOC120791618 gene encoding extracellular calcium-sensing receptor-like: MLLYSYFSSAVSSPLYSSSCHLQGQFHLNGMHKAGDLVLGGLFQIHFFSAYPDLSFTLEPQQPTCHGFDVLGFRQAMTMAFAIDEINRNSNLLPNVTLGYSLYDNCLQLGIGFRAALSLVSGQEEQFILHETCVGTPPVLGIVGDSSSTRSIAISTVLGLYRVPMVSYFATCSCLSDRQKFPSFFRTIPSDAFQVRAMIQILKRFSWTWAGLLVSDDDYGLHAARSFQSDLGSSDGGCLAYVEVLPWGDNPAELRRIVHVMKKSTARVVIVFAHESHLINLMEEVVRQNVTGLQWMASEAWTAAAVLQTPHLMPYLGGTLGIAIRRGEIPGLRDFLLQMRPDLHQNNSYGTNVVNQFWEYTFQCRFKPPRAGWVEAGGALCTGQEDLKNVETDFLDISNLRPEYNVYKAVYALAYALDDLLQCEPGRGHNYCNLRRLEPWQLVYYLEKVNFTTPFGDQVSFDENGDVLPIYDVMNWLWLPDGRTKVQVVGEVKKSTFKGEELTIDEDKIFWNFESKEPPRSVCSESCPPGTRVARKKGEPECCFDCIPCSEGEISNGTDSMECTTCPEDFWSGPQRDNCVPKKTEFLSYHEPLGICLTATSLLGTFICAAFLGIFIYHHQTPIVRANNSELSFQLLLSLKLCFLCSLLFIGRPRLWTCQLRHAAFGISFVLCVSCILVKTTVVLAVFKASKPGGEASLKWFGAVQQRGTVLVLTCIQAAICTWWIFSASPAPHKNTQYHKDKIVYECVVGSTVGFTVLLGYIGLLAVLSFLLAFLARNLPDNFNEAKLITFSMLIFCAVWVAFIPAYVNSPGKYADAVEVFAILASSFGLLVALFGPKCYIILLRPERNTKKAIMGRGIES; this comes from the exons ATGTTGTTGTATTCCtacttttcctctgctgtgtcCTCCCCTCTCTATTCCTCCTCCTGCCACTTACAGGGACAGTTTCATCTGAATGGGATGCACAAGGCTGGAGATTTGGTTCTAGGCGGGCTGTTTCAAATCCACTTCTTTTCTGCCTATCCTGACCTGTCTTTTACCTTAGAGCCACAACAGCCTACCTGCCATGG TTTTGATGTTCTAGGATTCAGACAGGCCATGACCATGGCTTTTGCTATTGATGAGATCAACAGAAACTCCAACCTGCTGCCTAATGTGACTCTGGGATACAGTCTGTATGATAACTGCCTCCAACTAGGAATTGGATTCCGTGCAGCATTGTCATTAGTCAGTGGCCAAGAGGAACAATTTATATTACATGAGACCTGTGTAGGTACCCCTCCAGTCCTAGGGATTGTGGGTGATTCTTCCTCTACACGTTCTATTGCCATCTCCACTGTCTTAGGTTTGTACAGAGTACCCATG gtgagtTATTTTGCCACATGTTCCTGCCTGAGTGACCGGCAAAAGTTTCCATCCTTCTTTAGAACAATCCCAAGTGATGCTTTCCAG GTGCGTGCTATGATTCAGATACTAAAGCGCTTCAGTTGGACTTGGGCAGGTCTTCTGGTCAGTGATGATGATTATGGACTCCACGCTGCCCGATCCTTCCAGTCTGACCTGGGTTCATCTGATGGAGGTTGTCTGGCCTATGTGGAGGTTTTACCCTGGGGTGACAACCCGGCTGAACTAAGGAGAATTGTGCATGTGATGAAGAAATCCACAGCTCGTGTGGTCATTGTGTTTGCACATGAGAGTCATTTGATTAACCTCATGGAAGAG GTGGTGAGGCAGAATGTGACAGGCCTGCAGTGGATGGCCAGTGAAGCCTGgacagcagctgctgtgctCCAGACCCCCCACCTCATGCCATACCTGGGTGGAACACTGGGCATTGCCATCCGTCGAGGAGAAATACCAGGGCTCAGGGACTTCTTGTTACAAATGCGTCCTGACCTACACCAAAACAACAGCTATGGAACTAACGTG GTAAATCAGTTTTGGGAATACACATTTCAGTGTAGATTTAAACCACCTCGAGCAGGTTGGGTGGAGGCTGGAGGAGCTTTATGCACCGGACAGGAAGATCTAAAGAATGTGGAGACTGACTTCTTGGACATTTCAAACCTCAGACCAGAATATAATGTGTACAAGGCTGTGTATGCTCTGGCATATGCCCTCGATGACTTGCTGCAGTGCGAGCCAGGCAGAGGGCACAACTATTGTAATTTGCGAAGATTGGAGCCATGGCAG CTTGTGTATTATTTGGAAAAGGTCAACTTCACCACACCATTTGGTGATCAAGTGTCATTTGATGAGAATGGTGATGTCTTACCAATATATGACGTGATGAACTGGCTGTGGCTCCCTGATGGAAGAACTAAAGTTCAGGTTGTGGGTGAGGTTAAGAAGTCGACCTTCAAAGGTGAAGAACTCACAATTGATGAAGACAAAATCTTCTGGAACTTTGAATCCAAAGAG CCACCCCGGTCAGTGTGCAGTGAGAGCTGTCCTCCAGGTACCCGCGTGGCCAGAAAGAAGGGGGAACCTGAGTGCTGTTTCGACTGCATCCCTTGTTCTGAGGGAGAGATCAGCAATGGGACTG ACTCCATGGAATGCACCACTTGTCCAGAGGATTTCTGGTCCGGCCCCCAGCGTGACAACTGTGTTCCTAAGAAAACAGAGTTCCTCTCCTACCATGAGCCTCTGGGAATCTGTTTGACAGCCACCTCACTGCTGGGCACATTTATCTGTGCTGCTTTCCTGGGCATCTTCATCTATCATCACCAAACACCTATAGTACGCGCCAACAACTCAGAACTCAGTTTCCAGCTATTGCTGTCACTTAAACTATGCTTCCTGtgttcactgttgtttattgGCCGTCCTAGACTGTGGACATGCCAGCTGAGACATGCAGCATTTGGCATCAGCTTTGTGCTTTGTGTCTCTTGCATCCTGGTCAAAACCACGGTGGTTCTGGCTGTGTTCAAGGCCTCCAAGCCAGGAGGTGAAGCCAGTCTGAAGTGGTTTGGTGctgtgcagcagagagggaCAGTTCTGGTTCTTACTTGCATTCAGGCAGCAATCTGTACTTGGTGGATATTTTCTGCCTCACCCGCACCTCATAAAAACACCCAGTACCACAAGGACAAGATAGTTTATGAATGTGTAGTCGGGTCCACAGTGGGTTTTACAGTGTTACTGGGCTATATTGGCTTACTGGCTGTCCTTAGCTTCCTGTTAGCATTTCTAGCAAGGAATCTTCCAGACAACTTCAATGAGGCCAAACTCATCACTTTCAGCATGCTGATCTTCTGTGCTGTGTGGGTGGCCTTTATCCCTGCTTATGTCAACTCTCCCGGCAAATATGCAGATGCAGTGGAGGTCTTTGCCATCCTGGCCTCCAGTTTTGGCCTCTTGGTGGCACTGTTTGGACCCAAGTGTTATATAATCCTGCTTAGACCAGAGAGAAACACTAAGAAAGCTATCATGGGTCGGGGCATCGAGTCataa
- the LOC120791619 gene encoding extracellular calcium-sensing receptor-like, with product MLLYSYFSSAVSSPLYSSSCHLQGQFHLNGMHKAGDLVLGGLFEVHFFSAYPDLSFTSEPQQPTCHGFDVLGFRQAMTMAFAIDEINRNSNLLPNVTLGYSLYDNCLQLGIGFRAALSLVSGQEEQVILHETCVGTPPVLGIVGDASSTRSIAISTVLGLYRVPMVSYFATCSCLSDRQKFPSFFRTIPSDAFQVRAMIQILKRFSWTWAGLLVSDDDYGLHAARSFQSDLGSSDGGCLAYVEVLPWGDNPAELRRIVHVMKKSTARVVIVFAHENHLINLMEEVVRQNVTGLQWMASEAWTAAAVLQTPHLMPYLGGTLGIAIRRGEIPGLRDFLLQMRPDLHQNNSYGTNVVNQFWEYTFQCRFKPPRAGWVEAGGALCTGQEDLKNVETDFLDISNLRPEYNVYKAVYALAYALDDLLQCEPGRGHNYCNLRRLEPWQLVYYLEKVNFTTPFGDQVSFDENGDVLPIYDIMNWLWLPDGRTKVQVVGEVKKSTFKGEELTIDEDKIFWNFETKEPPRSVCSESCPPGTRMARKKGQPECCFDCIPCSEGEISNGTDSMECTSCPEDFWSSPQRDHCVPKKTEFLSYHEPLGICLTATSLLGTFICTIVLGIFIYHHQTPIVRANNSELSFLLLVSLKLCFLCSLLFIGRPRLWTCQLRHAAFGISFVLCVTCILVKTMVVLAVFKASKPGCEASLKWFGAVQQRGTVLVLTSVQTTICTAWLVSSSPAPHKNTQYDKDKIVYECVVGSTVGFTVLLGYIGLLAILSFLLAFLARNLPDNFNEAKLITFSMLIFCAVWVAFVPAYISSPGKYADAVEVFAILASSFGLLVALFGPKCYIILLRPERNTKKAIMGRGMES from the exons ATGTTGTTGTATTCCtacttttcctctgctgtgtcCTCCCCTCTCTATTCCTCCTCCTGCCACTTACAGGGACAGTTTCATCTGAATGGGATGCACAAGGCTGGAGATTTGGTTCTAGGTGGGCTGTTTGAAGTCCATTTCTTTTCTGCCTATCCTGACCTGTCTTTTACCTCAGAGCCACAACAGCCTACCTGCCATGG TTTTGATGTTCTAGGATTCAGACAGGCCATGACCATGGCTTTTGCTATTGATGAGATCAACAGAAACTCCAACCTGCTCCCTAATGTGACTCTGGGATACAGTCTGTATGATAACTGCCTCCAACTAGGAATTGGATTCCGTGCAGCATTGTCATTAGTCAGTGGCCAAGAGGAACAAGTTATATTACATGAGACCTGTGTAGGTACCCCTCCAGTCCTAGGGATTGTGGGTGATGCTTCCTCTACACGTTCTATTGCCATCTCCACTGTCTTAGGTTTGTACAGAGTACCCATG gtgagtTATTTTGCCACATGTTCCTGCCTGAGTGACCGGCAAAAGTTTCCATCCTTCTTTAGAACGATCCCAAGTGATGCTTTCCAG GTGCGTGCTATGATTCAGATACTAAAGCGCTTCAGTTGGACTTGGGCAGGTCTTCTGGTCAGTGATGATGATTATGGACTCCACGCTGCCCGATCCTTCCAGTCTGACCTGGGTTCATCTGATGGAGGTTGTCTGGCCTATGTGGAGGTTTTACCCTGGGGTGACAACCCGGCTGAACTAAGGAGAATTGTGCATGTGATGAAGAAATCCACAGCTCGTGTGGTCATTGTGTTCGCACATGAGAATCACTTGATTAACCTCATGGAAGAG GTGGTGAGGCAGAATGTGACAGGCCTGCAGTGGATGGCCAGTGAAGCCTGgacagcagctgctgtgctCCAGACCCCCCACCTCATGCCGTACCTGGGTGGAACACTGGGCATTGCCATCCGTCGAGGAGAAATACCAGGGCTCAGGGACTTCTTGTTACAAATGCGTCCTGACCTACACCAAAACAACAGCTATGGAACTAACGTG GTAAATCAGTTTTGGGAATACACATTTCAGTGTAGATTTAAACCACCTCGAGCAGGTTGGGTGGAGGCTGGAGGAGCTTTATGCACCGGACAGGAAGATCTAAAGAATGTGGAGACTGACTTCTTGGACATTTCAAACCTCAGGCCAGAATATAATGTGTACAAGGCTGTGTATGCTCTGGCATATGCCCTCGATGACTTGCTGCAGTGCGAGCCAGGCAGAGGGCACAACTATTGTAATTTGCGAAGATTGGAGCCATGGCAG CTTGTGTATTACTTGGAAAAGGTCAACTTCACCACACCATTTGGTGATCAAGTGTCATTTGATGAGAATGGTGATGTCTTACCAATCTATGATATCATGAACTGGCTGTGGCTCCCTGATGGAAGAACTAAAGTTCAGGTTGTGGGGGAGGTTAAGAAGTCGACCTTCAAAGGTGAAGAACTCACAATTGATGAAGACAAAATCTTCTGGAACTTTGAAACCAAAGAG CCACCCCGGTCAGTGTGCAGTGAGAGCTGTCCTCCGGGTACCCGCATGGCCAGAAAGAAGGGGCAACCCGAGTGCTGTTTTGACTGCATCCCTTGTTCTGAGGGAGAGATCAGCAATGGGACTG ACTCCATGGAATGCACCAGTTGTCCAGAAGATTTCTGGTCCAGTCCACAGCGTGACCACTGTGTTCCTAAGAAAACAGAGTTCCTCTCCTACCATGAGCCTCTGGGAATCTGTTTGACAGCCACCTCGCTGCTGGGCACATTTATCTGTACAATTGTCCTGGGAATCTTCATCTATCATCACCAAACACCTATAGTACGCGCCAACAATTCAGAACTCAGTTTCCTGCTCTTGGTGTCACTTAAACTATGTTTCCTGtgttcactgttgtttattgGCCGTCCCAGACTGTGGACATGCCAGCTGAGACATGCAGCGTTTGGCATCAGCTTTGTGCTTTGTGTCACATGCATCCTGGTAAAAACCATGGTGGTTCTGGCTGTGTTCAAGGCCTCCAAGCCAGGATGTGAAGCCAGTCTGAAGTGGTTCGGTGctgtgcagcagagagggaCAGTTCTGGTTCTTACTTCTGTTCAAACTACAATCTGCACTGCCTGGCTTGTTTCATCCTCACCAGCACCTCATAAAAACACCCAATACGACAAGGACAAGATAGTTTATGAATGTGTAGTCGGGTCCACAGTGGGTTTTACAGTGTTACTGGGCTATATTGGCTTACTGGCAATCCTTAGCTTCCTGTTAGCATTTCTAGCAAGGAATCTTCCAGACAACTTCAATGAGGCCAAACTCATCACTTTCAGCATGCTGATCTTCTGTGCTGTGTGGGTGGCCTTCGTCCCAGCTTATATCAGCTCACCAGGCAAATATGCAGATGCAGTGGAGGTATTTGCCATCCTGGCCTCCAGTTTTGGCCTCTTGGTGGCACTGTTTGGACCCAAGTGTTATATAATCCTGCTTAGaccagagagaaacacaaagaaagctATCATGGGTCGGGGTATGGAGTCATAA